Proteins encoded within one genomic window of Manduca sexta isolate Smith_Timp_Sample1 chromosome 18, JHU_Msex_v1.0, whole genome shotgun sequence:
- the LOC115439725 gene encoding UBX domain-containing protein 4 isoform X2, with amino-acid sequence MHWYGGSIAEAVSLSKQKNAIFVVFVEGDNDLSQEMAQTIDNSAVVSRLSDQANFLAIKLKSGSTNYTHFAQIYQFVPVPSLFFIGRNGTPLEVVCAGVEANNLATRIDRILEEHRKEKSPLVQPSTSSQNVKEQTVNLLHSEAASSAPVKPEPAKAPEPRAKEPETSEPAAKIPKTDNNEVQKAEEFEVVCDGDVCVRRPKTSDTPGSSKRPELELMDTQPSPATAPVPDVSAPVAVEPEPAAGPSDAQVSPSDSVRDIEDKLERAKELIEARRREKAEKEKELEKEKEIERRATGKGVAELKKWQADQELKQIQEERKREKLENNLARQRILEQIAQDRAERRARDAPPPAPAPEHAPAHAPAHAPSAAPATSGDGSPYARIQFKLMDGSSHTAQFDPNDTLGDVRRYLVETLQIPSASFSLWTAFPRRELDETAASLRALQLAPSAALLVLPRRAAAVVARPSTFANIITFFTHLFTSLILEPSQYVYEWIRRRLFPSPPRAPSPPAARASPPPPPGVRRRGNIHRLPGDRAGDDDNNTWNGNSTQQM; translated from the exons ATGCATTGGTACGGCGGGAGCATTGCTGAAGCGGTTTCTTTATCCAagcaaaaaaatgcaattttcgTTGTATTTGTTGAAG ggGACAATGACTTGTCCCAGGAGATGGCCCAAACCATAGACAACTCCGCAGTGGTCTCTCGGCTGTCTGACCAAGCCAACTTCCTTGCAATCAAGCTGAAGAGCGGATCCACCAACTACACACACTTCGCTCAAATAT ATCAATTCGTTCCTGTCCCGTCACTGTTCTTCATTGGTCGGAATGGGACACCGCTGGAAGTAGTGTGCGCGGGAGTGGAGGCCAACAACTTGGCTACCAGGATAGACCGGATACTGGAGGAACATC GCAAAGAAAAATCACCATTGGTCCAGCCGTCAACCTCATCTCAGAATGTGAAGGAACAGACAGTAAATTTACTTCACTCGGAGGCGGCGTCCAGCGCTCCCGTCAAACCAGAGCCAGCCAAAGCGCCGGAGCCTCGAGCCAAGGAACCCG AAACATCAGAACCAGCCGCGAAGATCCCGAAGACCGACAACAACGAAGTGCAGAAGGCGGAAGAGTTCGAAGTGGTTTGCGACGGCGACGTGTGCGTTAGGCGGCCGAAGACTTCCGATACGCCGGGCAGCAGCAAACGACCAGAACTTGAGCTG atgGATACTCAACCGTCACCTGCCACAGCACCAGTGCCCGACGTGTCCGCTCCAGTGGCAGTGGAACCCGAACCGGCAGCCGGCCCGAGCGACGCCCAAGTGTCACCCTCTGATAGTGTACGTGATATTGAAGACAAGCTGGAACGCGCTAAAGAGTTGATCGAGGCTCGACGCAGGGAGAAAGCTGAGAAAGAGAAAGag CTTGAGAAAGAAAAAGAGATAGAGAGACGAGCCACAGGCAAGGGGGTTGCGGAACTAAAGAAATGGCAAGCTGATCAGGAATTGAAGCAAATACAG GAGGAGCGCAAGCGCGAGAAGCTGGAGAACAACTTGGCGCGCCAGCGCATCCTCGAGCAGATCGCGCAGGACCGCGCCGAGCGCCGCGCGCGcgacgcgccgccgcccgcgcccgcgcccgagcacgcgcccgcgcacgcgcccgcgcacgcgcccagcgccgcgcccgcca CGTCCGGTGACGGTAGTCCCTACGCTCGCATCCAGTTCAAGTTGATGGACGGCTCCTCACACACGGCACAGTTCGACCCCAACGACACGCTCGGCGATGTGCGCCGATATCTCGTCGAAACCCTACAG ATCCCGTCGGCATCGTTCTCGCTGTGGACGGCGTTCCCGCGGCGCGAGCTGGACGAGACGGCGGCGAGCCTGCGCGCGCTGCAGCTGGCGCCGTCGGCCGCGCTGCTCGTgctgccgcgccgcgccgccgccgtcgTCGCCAGGCCCTCCACCTTCGCCAATATCATCA ccTTCTTCACACACCTGTTCACATCGCTGATCCTGGAGCCATCTCAGTACGTGTACGAGTGGATCAGACGGCGCCTGTTCCCGTCGCCGCCGCGGGCCCcctcgccgcccgccgcccgcgcctcgCCCCCGCCTCCGCCCGGCGTCCGGCGGAGGGGCAACATCCACCGGCTGCCAGGAGACAGGGCCGGCGATGACGACAACAACACCTGGAACGGAAACTCTACGCAGCAGAT gTAA
- the LOC115439725 gene encoding UBX domain-containing protein 4 isoform X1, protein MHWYGGSIAEAVSLSKQKNAIFVVFVEGDNDLSQEMAQTIDNSAVVSRLSDQANFLAIKLKSGSTNYTHFAQIYQFVPVPSLFFIGRNGTPLEVVCAGVEANNLATRIDRILEEHRKEKSPLVQPSTSSQNVKEQTVNLLHSEAASSAPVKPEPAKAPEPRAKEPETSEPAAKIPKTDNNEVQKAEEFEVVCDGDVCVRRPKTSDTPGSSKRPELELMDTQPSPATAPVPDVSAPVAVEPEPAAGPSDAQVSPSDSVRDIEDKLERAKELIEARRREKAEKEKELEKEKEIERRATGKGVAELKKWQADQELKQIQEERKREKLENNLARQRILEQIAQDRAERRARDAPPPAPAPEHAPAHAPAHAPSAAPATSGDGSPYARIQFKLMDGSSHTAQFDPNDTLGDVRRYLVETLQIPSASFSLWTAFPRRELDETAASLRALQLAPSAALLVLPRRAAAVVARPSTFANIITFFTHLFTSLILEPSQYVYEWIRRRLFPSPPRAPSPPAARASPPPPPGVRRRGNIHRLPGDRAGDDDNNTWNGNSTQQM, encoded by the exons ATGCATTGGTACGGCGGGAGCATTGCTGAAGCGGTTTCTTTATCCAagcaaaaaaatgcaattttcgTTGTATTTGTTGAAG ggGACAATGACTTGTCCCAGGAGATGGCCCAAACCATAGACAACTCCGCAGTGGTCTCTCGGCTGTCTGACCAAGCCAACTTCCTTGCAATCAAGCTGAAGAGCGGATCCACCAACTACACACACTTCGCTCAAATAT ATCAATTCGTTCCTGTCCCGTCACTGTTCTTCATTGGTCGGAATGGGACACCGCTGGAAGTAGTGTGCGCGGGAGTGGAGGCCAACAACTTGGCTACCAGGATAGACCGGATACTGGAGGAACATC GCAAAGAAAAATCACCATTGGTCCAGCCGTCAACCTCATCTCAGAATGTGAAGGAACAGACAGTAAATTTACTTCACTCGGAGGCGGCGTCCAGCGCTCCCGTCAAACCAGAGCCAGCCAAAGCGCCGGAGCCTCGAGCCAAGGAACCCG AAACATCAGAACCAGCCGCGAAGATCCCGAAGACCGACAACAACGAAGTGCAGAAGGCGGAAGAGTTCGAAGTGGTTTGCGACGGCGACGTGTGCGTTAGGCGGCCGAAGACTTCCGATACGCCGGGCAGCAGCAAACGACCAGAACTTGAGCTG atgGATACTCAACCGTCACCTGCCACAGCACCAGTGCCCGACGTGTCCGCTCCAGTGGCAGTGGAACCCGAACCGGCAGCCGGCCCGAGCGACGCCCAAGTGTCACCCTCTGATAGTGTACGTGATATTGAAGACAAGCTGGAACGCGCTAAAGAGTTGATCGAGGCTCGACGCAGGGAGAAAGCTGAGAAAGAGAAAGag CTTGAGAAAGAAAAAGAGATAGAGAGACGAGCCACAGGCAAGGGGGTTGCGGAACTAAAGAAATGGCAAGCTGATCAGGAATTGAAGCAAATACAG GAGGAGCGCAAGCGCGAGAAGCTGGAGAACAACTTGGCGCGCCAGCGCATCCTCGAGCAGATCGCGCAGGACCGCGCCGAGCGCCGCGCGCGcgacgcgccgccgcccgcgcccgcgcccgagcacgcgcccgcgcacgcgcccgcgcacgcgcccagcgccgcgcccgcca CGTCCGGTGACGGTAGTCCCTACGCTCGCATCCAGTTCAAGTTGATGGACGGCTCCTCACACACGGCACAGTTCGACCCCAACGACACGCTCGGCGATGTGCGCCGATATCTCGTCGAAACCCTACAG ATCCCGTCGGCATCGTTCTCGCTGTGGACGGCGTTCCCGCGGCGCGAGCTGGACGAGACGGCGGCGAGCCTGCGCGCGCTGCAGCTGGCGCCGTCGGCCGCGCTGCTCGTgctgccgcgccgcgccgccgccgtcgTCGCCAGGCCCTCCACCTTCGCCAATATCATCA ccTTCTTCACACACCTGTTCACATCGCTGATCCTGGAGCCATCTCAGTACGTGTACGAGTGGATCAGACGGCGCCTGTTCCCGTCGCCGCCGCGGGCCCcctcgccgcccgccgcccgcgcctcgCCCCCGCCTCCGCCCGGCGTCCGGCGGAGGGGCAACATCCACCGGCTGCCAGGAGACAGGGCCGGCGATGACGACAACAACACCTGGAACGGAAACTCTACGCAGCAGATGTAA